The Mesoterricola silvestris sequence ACCATCTGGTTCACCAGGAAGGTGGTGGCGGCGCTGTGGTTCTTGAAGGCGGAGGCGGAGAAGACCCAGACCATCCCCACGGCCATCAGGGCGAGGGCGAAAAAGAGCAGGAGGCGGTCGATGGGGCGGCGTACGTCGGGGCTCAAGGCGGTCCCTTGGAGGTGGAAGGACCATTCTAGCCCCTCCCCGCCCCGGACGTTAGAGACTCGCGCGCTGCATGGAGGCCTTGAGGGCCGAGTCGACGGTGGCCCGGCATTCGGCGATGTGGGCCCGGGTCTCCCGGGAAAGCCCCGGCCGGCGATCCGCGGTGGCCAGTTGCCGGCGCAGGAGCTCCAGCTCCTCCCGCGCCAGGGCCCGGGCGTCGTCCGGGGTGGCGGGGTTGGCCCGCAGCACCAGGGCGATGAGCTGGCGCAGGTGCTCCTTCTGCAGGCCCCGGCGGGTGGCGGTGGGCTCCGAGCCCCGGTGCAGCTCCTCCCAGATGGCGGCGTGGAGCCCGTCGAAGAGCTCGGAAAGGCGGAAGACGTCCTTGTCGCGGGTCTTCTCCGGGGCGTCCAGGATGCGGGCCATGGCGAAGGGATTGAGCACCCGGGCCAGGACCGCCTTCTGGATGGAGAGGGTCCGGGCCGAGACGGAGAAGTCCGGGAAGCTCCCCACGGGGCCGTAGCCCCGGTCGAAGGGGTCCACCACGAGGCGGGAGACGAATTCCGGCCGCAGCCGCAGGGCGTCCATGGTGAAGATGGAACCGGTGATCAGCTTGAGGGCGGCCCGCTGGCGCGCGCCGGGCACCGGGGTCATGGGCGCCCGGGCCGAGCCCGCGTGGTCGCGCAGGCACACCACGCCGCCCAGGTACTTGGCCGCGTTGAAGGTGGCCGTGGCCATCTGGTTCAGGGCCAGGCTCGTGGTGCGCCGGAGCTGCCGGAAGTCGTCGCCGGGCCGGAAGGTGCGCTCCTGGAGCCGGTCCAGGAGCTCGTGGCTGAGGGCGATGCGCTTGGCCAGGTACGCCAGGGGATCCTGGCCCAGGTCGAAGCGGTTGACCTCGGGGTCCATGGCGGCGATGCCCGGTCCGGCCTCCTCGTCCGTGGCGTAGGCCAGGAGGGGATCCGTCTCGCTCCGGGCGGCGATGCGGGCCAGGTCCGCCTTCTCCCGGTCCGGGGCCAGGTCCGCGTAGGCGTACTCGATGGCCCAGTAGTCGTAGGGCCCCAGGGTGGCCATGGTGTAGTCGCCCTGGGCATGGCCGGCCAGGGCGAGGTTGACGGGGGTGTAGTCCATGACCGAGCCCGCGATGCCGTGGGCGTCGGTGAAGGCCTTGTCCCCCAGCTGGGCCTCGGTGTAGGCGATGGAGGCCCGGAAATTGTGGCGCAGGCCCAGGGTGTGGCCCACCTCGTGCATGACCACGCTCTTGAGGTAGGCCTGGACGAAGGCCTGGGCCCCGGGGGTCCCGGGCTCCATCCCCCCCCGGGCCTCCAGGAGATCGGCGCCGAAGGCCAGTTCGTCGCGGCCTTCCGCCAGGTAGCGGCACGCGGCCTTGCCGGCCTGGGGCAGCTCCTCCCGGGAGCTCTCCTGGATGCTCCGGGCGAACCCATCCCCCACGGCGATGTCCGCGGCCAGGATCTCCCCGGTGCGGGGATCCACCAGGCTGGGCCCGATGGCGAAGCCCGCGTCCACGCCCAGGAACCACCGGATGGAGGCGTGCAGGAGCCCGTGGGCGTCCGGGTCCGCGTCGTCCGGGGTCTGCCGCACTTCCAGGGCGTCCTTGTAGCCGATGCGCTCGAAGGCCTTGTTCCACTCCAGGATCCCGGCCCGCACCGCATCCCGGTACTTCTCCGGAATGTTCCGGTCCATCCAGAAGACGATGGGGTGCTTCGGCCGGCTGAGGGGGGCCCCCGGATCCGCCTTCTCCAGGCGCCAGCGGTTGACCAGGCGGATCCTGGGATCGGGCCGGTCGTCCTGGGTGAAGTCCCACACCGTGGCCACGAAGTGACCCACGCGGTCATCGGCTTCCCGGGGCCGCATGGGCTCGCCGGGCAGCTTGGCCAGGGTGTAGCGGAAGCCCAGGAAAAGGCTCCGCAGGTCCTCCAGGGTGCCCGGCAGGGGCGCCGCGGAGATCACCGGGCGGGCCATGGAGAAGTGCGCGCTCACCTGGAAGGACGCGTAGTCCGGGGCGGCGGTGGCGCTGGCGAAGGAGCTGTTGGGCAGGTCCATGGCGTAGGGCTGGCGGAAGGCGGCCTCCAGGTCCAGGGTGGCCATGGGCAGGTCCTTCAGGAACAGGAGGTTGGCCTCCACCAGCACCCCCTTGCCCCGGGGGTCGGGAAGGGACACCACCGGCGCCGAGGCAAGCAAGCTATCGGAAAACCCGTCGGCCACCGCGTGGGCCATGGGCGTCCCGGGCCGGGCCGTGAAGGCCGAATTGTGGGCCAGCAGCTGGAGGTTGTTGCCGATGCGCTTGAAATAGACCAGGTGGCTGTCGCCCATCATGCCGCCGTAGATCCCCCGCTCCCCCAGGCCGCTGGGAAAGGTCCAGGACAGGAAGAACAGGGGCCCCAACTGCTCCGGCTTGAGATCGATCCAGACCTTGTCGTCCTTGCGCCACAGGGTGAAGAGCCCGCGCTGCTCCCGGGCGCCCTGCACCACGTCGGCGTAGGGCTTGAGGGGCACCGGGGCCTCCTTGGCCATGACGATGGAAATGGGGGGCTGGGGTACCGGGGCCGGCGGCGGGTCAGCGGAAAGGAAAGCGGCCGAGGCGGACACCAGGGCCAGGACGGTGGGCTTCATCGATCCTCCATGGACCAAACCTAGGGCGTTTGCCTTCCATGTCGATGACTTCAAAGGGTTTCTGCTCCTCCGCCCGCCCACTTCATGCGTTCGCCTGAGCGCTTCAATTAATTCAATAATTCGGCTTTTAATCGCACATGCCCGCTCGTTTGTTCACGCCACTTGTGACCGCCACCACGAACCCCCACGCCCCCAGAAAAAAAGGAAACAAGGATGTTGCGTCGCACGCCACCGGCACGCCGCCCCTGGCGCGCCTGTGTAAAAAAGAGGCACTACTGTCGCGCCAATGTTAATTTTTCAAATCCAGCATTGACGGAGACCTTGTGGACCCTAAGTTTATGGCCTCGCCGTTCGGCGGGACCTTCCCAAACCCAAGCGGAGCCTCGCTCCGCCCAATCCAGGAGGTTTTCAATGCTGATTTCCGCTCTGTTCCTGTTGGCTTCCGCCACATCCCCGGTTCCGGCGACCCCCACCGAAACCCCGGCCGTCGTGGAGCCC is a genomic window containing:
- a CDS encoding zinc-dependent metalloprotease, yielding MKPTVLALVSASAAFLSADPPPAPVPQPPISIVMAKEAPVPLKPYADVVQGAREQRGLFTLWRKDDKVWIDLKPEQLGPLFFLSWTFPSGLGERGIYGGMMGDSHLVYFKRIGNNLQLLAHNSAFTARPGTPMAHAVADGFSDSLLASAPVVSLPDPRGKGVLVEANLLFLKDLPMATLDLEAAFRQPYAMDLPNSSFASATAAPDYASFQVSAHFSMARPVISAAPLPGTLEDLRSLFLGFRYTLAKLPGEPMRPREADDRVGHFVATVWDFTQDDRPDPRIRLVNRWRLEKADPGAPLSRPKHPIVFWMDRNIPEKYRDAVRAGILEWNKAFERIGYKDALEVRQTPDDADPDAHGLLHASIRWFLGVDAGFAIGPSLVDPRTGEILAADIAVGDGFARSIQESSREELPQAGKAACRYLAEGRDELAFGADLLEARGGMEPGTPGAQAFVQAYLKSVVMHEVGHTLGLRHNFRASIAYTEAQLGDKAFTDAHGIAGSVMDYTPVNLALAGHAQGDYTMATLGPYDYWAIEYAYADLAPDREKADLARIAARSETDPLLAYATDEEAGPGIAAMDPEVNRFDLGQDPLAYLAKRIALSHELLDRLQERTFRPGDDFRQLRRTTSLALNQMATATFNAAKYLGGVVCLRDHAGSARAPMTPVPGARQRAALKLITGSIFTMDALRLRPEFVSRLVVDPFDRGYGPVGSFPDFSVSARTLSIQKAVLARVLNPFAMARILDAPEKTRDKDVFRLSELFDGLHAAIWEELHRGSEPTATRRGLQKEHLRQLIALVLRANPATPDDARALAREELELLRRQLATADRRPGLSRETRAHIAECRATVDSALKASMQRASL